The proteins below come from a single Gimesia alba genomic window:
- a CDS encoding FG-GAP-like repeat-containing protein: MMRFIFIACLCCSTVTFAADHAPEFKPQTIDDTVEIGYGTAIGDVDGDGKPDILLADKKEFVWYQNPTWKRHVIAENLTERDNVCIAARDIDGDGKVEIAVGAQWNPGDTLNSGAVFYLEPPADRTQLWNPIQLPNQPVIHRMRWVKLGEGKFALVVSPLHGKGNKKGEGAGVKLIAYEKPTNPSDEWKQTVIEDTLHVTHNLDPAQWNPNTEAEEILYAGREGAMLLAFDQGQWNKEPFPVIEGSGEIRMGLLAPTSQFIATIEPLHGDKLVLYQADYRNENTKTKPLSIISRQILDDNIKAGHAIATANLFGNGREEIVAGWRTPNKDQKVGVRVYWATDESGKNWKSTWIDENGMACEDIRLGDLNGDGKIDIVAAGRNSHNLKVYWNQSE; this comes from the coding sequence ATGATGCGCTTCATTTTCATTGCCTGCCTGTGCTGTTCTACGGTTACATTTGCCGCTGACCATGCTCCTGAATTCAAACCACAAACCATCGACGATACAGTTGAAATCGGATACGGTACCGCCATCGGTGATGTGGACGGCGATGGCAAGCCCGATATTCTGCTCGCCGACAAAAAAGAATTCGTCTGGTATCAGAACCCGACCTGGAAACGGCACGTGATCGCCGAGAACCTGACCGAGCGGGACAATGTCTGCATCGCCGCCCGCGATATTGACGGCGACGGTAAAGTCGAAATCGCCGTGGGTGCGCAATGGAACCCGGGCGATACGCTCAACTCCGGCGCGGTGTTTTATCTGGAACCACCGGCTGACCGAACACAGCTCTGGAACCCGATCCAGCTCCCTAATCAGCCGGTGATTCATCGCATGCGTTGGGTCAAGCTGGGTGAAGGAAAATTTGCTCTCGTCGTCTCTCCGCTACACGGTAAGGGAAATAAAAAAGGGGAAGGGGCCGGCGTCAAACTGATCGCTTATGAAAAACCGACCAACCCTAGCGACGAGTGGAAACAGACCGTCATCGAAGACACCCTGCACGTCACACACAATCTCGACCCGGCACAATGGAATCCAAACACGGAAGCCGAAGAGATTCTCTATGCGGGCCGCGAAGGCGCCATGCTACTCGCTTTTGATCAGGGACAGTGGAACAAAGAGCCGTTCCCTGTCATCGAAGGCAGCGGTGAAATCCGCATGGGACTGCTGGCTCCCACCAGCCAGTTTATCGCCACCATCGAACCGCTGCACGGCGACAAGCTGGTTTTATATCAGGCCGATTATCGCAATGAAAACACGAAAACCAAGCCGCTCTCCATCATCAGTCGCCAGATCCTCGACGACAATATCAAAGCCGGACACGCCATCGCGACCGCGAATCTGTTTGGTAACGGACGAGAGGAAATTGTCGCCGGCTGGCGGACTCCCAACAAAGACCAGAAGGTCGGCGTTAGAGTTTACTGGGCAACCGATGAATCCGGCAAGAACTGGAAGTCAACCTGGATCGATGAGAACGGCATGGCCTGTGAAGACATTCGCCTGGGCGACCTGAACGGCGACGGAAAGATCGATATCGTCGCCGCCGGTCGCAATTCGCACAACCTGAAAGTTTACTGGAACCAGTCCGAGTAG